A single region of the Bacteroides luhongzhouii genome encodes:
- a CDS encoding sensor histidine kinase, whose product MVLYKREEIRFIVSIAVLLFFPLFCNAAATEEPEEEILFITSYNSDTKYTYDNISTFIETYTQLGGRYSTIVENMNATDLTQAHQWKKTLTDILDKHPKAKLVILLGGEAWSSFLHLEDEKYKQLPVFCAMASRNGIRIPEDSIDIRNYNPVSIDLTERMKEYNVKYCDTYEYNISKDIEMIQDFYPDTEHLVFVSDNTYNGLAELAWFKKNLQHFPHLSITYIDGRIHTLDMATNQLRNLPRNTAMLLGIWRIDSRGITYMNNSVYAFSKANPLLPMFSMTSTAIGYWAIGGYVPQYEGVGKSMGEYAYRFLDQKETGISSINVLPNRYKFDAKKLKEWGFENKKLPVNSMVINQPIPFFVAYKTEVQFILIIFLVLVGSLMISLYYYYRTKILKNHLERTTQQLREDKEKLEKSEIELRDAKERAEEANQLKSAFVSNMSHEIRTPLNAIVGFSSLIIGSVEQNNELKEYADIVQTNSSLLLQLISDVLDISRLESGKLQFNYGWCELVKHCQNMITLTNRNKTVDVDIKLQMPKEPYMLYTDPLRLQQIIINLLNNALKFTPAGGSITLDYKVDEEKQCMLFSVTDTGTGIPEDKQELVFQRFEKLNEFVQGTGLGLAICKLTIQYMGGDIWIDKSYKNGARFIFSHPIKKQESTEK is encoded by the coding sequence ATGGTACTATATAAAAGAGAAGAGATACGATTTATTGTCTCCATTGCCGTTCTCCTTTTCTTCCCCCTTTTCTGCAACGCTGCCGCTACAGAAGAACCAGAGGAAGAGATCCTGTTCATTACCTCATACAATTCTGACACTAAATATACCTACGATAATATCAGCACATTTATAGAAACCTACACCCAGTTGGGAGGAAGATACTCGACTATTGTAGAAAACATGAATGCGACAGATTTGACGCAGGCGCACCAATGGAAAAAAACATTAACCGATATTTTGGACAAACATCCGAAAGCTAAATTAGTGATCCTTTTGGGTGGTGAGGCATGGAGCAGTTTCCTTCATCTTGAAGATGAGAAATATAAGCAGCTTCCTGTTTTCTGCGCAATGGCATCACGCAACGGCATCCGTATTCCGGAAGATTCAATCGATATCCGGAACTATAATCCTGTAAGTATCGACTTAACGGAACGAATGAAGGAGTACAACGTAAAATACTGTGATACATACGAATATAATATCAGCAAAGATATCGAAATGATACAGGATTTCTACCCGGACACAGAGCACCTGGTATTTGTATCGGATAATACCTACAACGGACTTGCCGAATTGGCATGGTTCAAGAAAAACCTGCAACATTTCCCGCACTTATCCATCACCTACATTGACGGCCGCATCCACACACTCGATATGGCTACCAATCAATTGCGCAATCTTCCCAGAAACACAGCAATGCTTCTGGGTATCTGGAGAATTGACAGCCGGGGTATCACTTACATGAACAACTCCGTTTATGCTTTTTCCAAAGCCAATCCGCTCCTGCCTATGTTCAGTATGACTTCCACTGCAATAGGTTATTGGGCCATCGGGGGATATGTCCCGCAATATGAAGGAGTGGGAAAAAGCATGGGAGAATATGCTTACCGCTTTTTAGACCAGAAGGAAACGGGTATCAGCAGCATCAATGTCTTACCCAACAGATATAAATTTGACGCGAAGAAACTAAAAGAATGGGGATTTGAAAACAAGAAGTTGCCTGTCAACTCAATGGTTATCAATCAACCCATCCCCTTCTTTGTAGCTTATAAGACAGAAGTGCAGTTTATCCTGATTATATTCCTCGTATTAGTAGGAAGTCTGATGATTTCCCTGTACTATTATTACCGGACTAAAATACTGAAAAATCACCTTGAAAGAACCACGCAACAATTAAGGGAAGATAAAGAGAAACTGGAAAAGTCTGAAATTGAATTACGTGACGCCAAAGAGCGCGCCGAAGAAGCCAATCAATTAAAAAGTGCCTTTGTCTCGAATATGAGCCACGAGATTCGGACACCGTTAAACGCGATTGTAGGTTTCTCCAGCTTGATTATCGGTTCGGTAGAGCAGAATAATGAACTGAAAGAATACGCGGATATCGTCCAGACTAATTCCAGTTTATTGCTCCAACTGATTAGCGATGTACTGGATATATCACGCCTGGAATCAGGAAAGCTGCAATTCAACTATGGATGGTGTGAGCTAGTGAAGCATTGCCAGAATATGATTACCCTCACCAACCGGAACAAGACAGTGGATGTAGACATCAAACTCCAAATGCCTAAAGAGCCTTACATGCTCTACACGGACCCTTTGCGTCTGCAACAGATTATCATCAACCTGCTGAATAATGCCTTGAAATTCACTCCTGCCGGAGGAAGTATCACGCTGGATTATAAAGTGGACGAAGAAAAGCAATGTATGCTGTTCTCGGTGACAGATACCGGCACGGGAATCCCCGAAGATAAACAGGAACTCGTATTCCAACGTTTCGAAAAGCTGAATGAATTCGTGCAGGGCACAGGGTTGGGACTGGCTATCTGTAAACTGACCATCCAATATATGGGAGGTGATATATGGATTGACAAGAGCTACAAAAATGGCGCCCGATTTATCTTTTCTCATCCCATCAAAAAACAGGAATCAACAGAAAAATGA
- the thiS gene encoding sulfur carrier protein ThiS codes for MKVQVNNKEVEMTPDSTLTQLTAQLELPVQGIAIAVNNKMIPRTEWERFILHENDNLVIIKAACGG; via the coding sequence ATGAAAGTACAAGTGAACAACAAAGAGGTGGAAATGACTCCTGACTCTACCCTTACGCAACTGACAGCACAGCTCGAACTTCCGGTTCAAGGCATTGCTATCGCCGTAAACAACAAAATGATTCCCCGTACCGAATGGGAACGTTTCATTCTGCACGAGAACGATAACCTGGTGATTATCAAAGCCGCTTGCGGAGGGTAA
- a CDS encoding thiamine phosphate synthase gives MISLQFITHQTERYSYLESARMALEGGCKWIQLRMKDAPLEEVEAVALQLKPLCKEHEAILILDDHVELAQKLEVDGVHLGKKDMPIDQARQILGEAFIIGGTANTFEDVVQHYRAGADYLGIGPFRFTTTKKNLSPVLGLEGYSSILSQMKEANIEIPVVAIGGITFEDIPAILHTGVNGIALSGTILGADNPVEETRRIIESDL, from the coding sequence ATGATTAGTCTACAATTTATCACGCATCAGACCGAACGGTATTCATACCTCGAATCGGCACGTATGGCACTCGAAGGCGGGTGCAAATGGATCCAGCTACGTATGAAAGACGCTCCTCTCGAAGAAGTGGAGGCAGTAGCCCTGCAACTGAAGCCGCTTTGCAAAGAGCACGAAGCAATCCTGATTCTGGATGACCACGTCGAACTGGCCCAAAAGCTGGAAGTGGACGGTGTACATCTGGGTAAAAAGGACATGCCTATCGACCAGGCCCGCCAAATACTTGGTGAAGCCTTTATTATCGGTGGCACTGCAAACACTTTCGAAGATGTCGTACAACACTATCGTGCCGGAGCCGATTATCTCGGCATCGGTCCTTTCCGGTTTACTACCACTAAAAAGAATCTAAGCCCCGTACTGGGTTTGGAGGGATATTCTTCTATTCTTTCACAGATGAAGGAAGCGAATATCGAAATCCCCGTTGTAGCTATCGGAGGAATCACTTTTGAGGATATTCCTGCCATACTTCATACAGGAGTAAATGGAATAGCCCTGTCAGGAACTATTCTCGGAGCAGATAATCCGGTAGAAGAAACACGTAGAATCATTGAAAGTGATTTATAA
- a CDS encoding thiazole synthase, with translation MEKLVIAGREFSSRLFLGTGKFNSNEVMEQAILASGTEMVTVAMKRIDMDNKEDDMLKHIIHPNIQLLPNTSGVRNAEEAVFAAQLAREAFGTNWLKLEIHPDPRYLLPDSIETLKATEELVKLGFIVLPYCQADPVLCKRLEEAGAATVMPLGAPIGTNKGLQTKEFLQIIIEQAGIPVVVDAGIGAPSHAAEAMELGASAVLVNTAIAVAGNPVEMAKAFKTATEAGRQAYEAGLGLQAIDFVAEASSPLTAFLD, from the coding sequence ATGGAAAAGTTAGTAATTGCGGGACGCGAATTTAGCTCCCGTCTTTTCCTGGGAACAGGAAAATTCAATTCCAATGAAGTAATGGAACAAGCTATCCTGGCTTCGGGTACGGAAATGGTAACTGTTGCCATGAAACGAATCGACATGGATAACAAAGAGGACGACATGCTGAAACATATCATTCATCCGAATATTCAGTTATTGCCCAACACCTCCGGTGTACGTAACGCGGAAGAAGCAGTTTTTGCCGCACAACTGGCTCGCGAAGCTTTTGGAACAAACTGGCTGAAACTGGAAATTCATCCGGACCCGCGCTATCTGCTCCCCGACTCTATCGAAACACTGAAAGCTACGGAAGAACTGGTAAAATTAGGCTTTATCGTGTTACCTTATTGCCAGGCTGACCCTGTACTCTGCAAACGTCTGGAAGAAGCAGGCGCAGCTACCGTTATGCCGCTCGGTGCACCCATCGGTACAAACAAAGGATTGCAGACAAAAGAATTCCTGCAAATCATTATCGAACAGGCGGGTATCCCGGTGGTAGTGGATGCCGGTATCGGTGCGCCCAGCCATGCTGCCGAAGCAATGGAACTGGGAGCTTCCGCTGTATTAGTGAATACCGCAATAGCCGTTGCCGGAAATCCGGTAGAAATGGCTAAAGCATTCAAAACGGCTACAGAAGCCGGAAGACAGGCTTACGAAGCAGGATTAGGATTACAAGCCATCGACTTCGTAGCAGAAGCAAGTTCACCTCTAACGGCTTTTCTTGATTAA
- the thiC gene encoding phosphomethylpyrimidine synthase ThiC, with amino-acid sequence MEQKIKFPRSQKVYLPGKLYPNIRVAMRKVEQVPSVSFEGEEKIATPNPEIYVYDTSGPFSDAEMNIDLKKGLPRMREEWIVGRGDVEQLPEITSEYGQMRRDDKSLDHLRFEHIALPYRAKKGEAITQMAYAKKGIITPEMEYVAIRENMNCEELGIKTHITPEFVRQEIAEGRAVLPANINHPEAEPMIIGRNFLVKINTNIGNSATTSSIDEEVEKALWSCKWGGDTLMDLSTGENIHETREWIIRNCPVPVGTVPIYQALEKVNGIVEDLTWEIYRDTLIEQCEQGVDYFTIHAGIRRHNVHLADNRLCGIVSRGGSIMSKWCLVHDQESFLYDHFDDICDILAQYDVAVSLGDGLRPGSIYDANDEAQFAELDTMGELVLRAWDKNVQAFIEGPGHVPMHKIKENMERQIEKCHDAPFYTLGPLVTDIAPGYDHITSAIGAAQIGWLGTAMLCYVTPKEHLALPDKEDVRVGVITYKIAAHAADLAKGHPGAQVRDNALSKARYEFRWKDQFDLSLDPERAQTYFRAGHHIDGEYCTMCGPNFCAMKLSRDLKKSAKGNK; translated from the coding sequence ATGGAACAAAAAATAAAATTCCCCCGCTCGCAGAAAGTCTATTTACCCGGTAAACTTTATCCGAATATCCGCGTTGCCATGCGGAAAGTGGAGCAAGTGCCCAGTGTCAGCTTTGAAGGCGAAGAAAAGATAGCAACACCGAATCCGGAAATATATGTATATGACACCAGCGGACCGTTCAGTGATGCGGAAATGAACATTGACCTCAAAAAGGGACTGCCCCGCATGCGCGAAGAATGGATCGTGGGTCGTGGTGATGTGGAACAACTTCCCGAAATTACTTCGGAATACGGACAAATGAGAAGGGATGATAAAAGCCTCGATCACTTACGTTTCGAACACATCGCCCTGCCCTACCGTGCTAAAAAAGGAGAAGCAATCACCCAAATGGCGTATGCCAAAAAAGGAATTATCACTCCTGAAATGGAATATGTAGCGATCCGCGAAAATATGAATTGTGAGGAACTGGGAATTAAAACTCACATTACCCCCGAATTTGTCCGTCAGGAGATTGCGGAGGGACGTGCTGTACTACCGGCCAACATCAACCACCCGGAAGCTGAACCGATGATTATCGGACGTAACTTCCTTGTAAAAATCAATACGAACATCGGAAATTCGGCTACTACCTCCAGCATCGACGAAGAAGTGGAGAAAGCACTATGGAGCTGTAAATGGGGTGGAGACACGTTGATGGATCTTTCCACAGGAGAAAACATCCATGAAACACGTGAATGGATTATCCGTAATTGTCCCGTACCGGTCGGCACTGTTCCTATTTATCAGGCACTTGAAAAAGTGAATGGCATAGTGGAAGACCTCACCTGGGAAATCTACCGGGACACATTGATTGAACAATGTGAACAAGGGGTAGATTACTTTACCATCCATGCAGGGATTCGCCGTCATAATGTCCATCTTGCCGATAATCGCTTGTGCGGCATTGTCAGCCGTGGAGGAAGTATTATGAGTAAATGGTGCCTCGTACACGATCAGGAAAGTTTCTTATATGATCATTTTGACGATATCTGTGATATTCTGGCACAATATGACGTAGCTGTGTCATTAGGTGACGGACTTCGCCCGGGTTCTATCTACGACGCAAACGATGAAGCGCAGTTTGCCGAACTCGATACCATGGGAGAACTGGTACTCCGTGCCTGGGATAAGAATGTTCAGGCATTTATTGAAGGCCCCGGACACGTTCCGATGCATAAAATTAAAGAGAACATGGAACGTCAGATTGAAAAATGCCATGACGCCCCCTTCTACACGCTCGGTCCGTTGGTGACGGATATTGCTCCCGGATATGACCATATCACGTCCGCTATCGGTGCCGCACAAATCGGATGGCTGGGTACGGCTATGCTTTGCTATGTCACTCCCAAAGAACATCTTGCCTTACCTGATAAAGAAGACGTACGCGTAGGAGTAATCACTTACAAGATAGCTGCTCATGCTGCCGATTTGGCAAAAGGGCACCCTGGTGCACAGGTACGGGACAACGCATTAAGTAAAGCTCGTTATGAGTTCCGATGGAAAGACCAATTCGACCTGTCTCTCGATCCGGAACGGGCACAGACCTATTTCCGTGCAGGACACCATATCGACGGAGAATATTGTACGATGTGCGGACCTAATTTCTGTGCGATGAAATTGTCACGCGATCTAAAGAAAAGTGCCAAAGGCAATAAATAA
- the thiH gene encoding 2-iminoacetate synthase ThiH, with amino-acid sequence MFSDELEKISWEETTKAIYSKTDADVRRALGKKEHLDVNDFMALISPAATPYLEVMARLSQKYTMERFGKTISMFVPLYLTNSCTNSCVYCGFHISNPMKRTILTEEEIVNEYKAIKRLAPFENLLLVTGENPAAAGVPYIARALDLAKPYFSNLQIEVMPLKAEEYKELTNHGLNGVICFQETYHKANYKTYHPRGMKSKFEWRVNGFDRMGQAGVHKIGMGVLIGLEEWRTDVTMMAYHLRYLQKHYWKTKYSVNFPRMRPSENGGFQPNVVMNDRELAQLTFAMRIFDHDVDISYSTRESAEIRNHMATLGVTTMSAESKTEPGGYFSYPQTLEQFHVSDERKAVEVERDLKKLGREPIWKDWDQSFDFKR; translated from the coding sequence ATGTTCTCAGACGAATTAGAAAAAATATCCTGGGAAGAGACGACAAAAGCCATCTATTCCAAGACAGATGCTGACGTACGCCGTGCGTTAGGCAAAAAAGAACATCTGGATGTCAATGACTTTATGGCGCTGATTTCACCTGCCGCCACTCCCTATCTGGAAGTGATGGCACGCCTTAGTCAGAAATATACAATGGAACGGTTCGGTAAGACAATCTCTATGTTTGTACCGCTCTACCTGACTAATTCATGTACTAATTCCTGTGTCTATTGTGGTTTTCACATCAGCAATCCGATGAAGAGAACGATACTGACAGAGGAAGAGATTGTCAATGAATACAAAGCTATCAAACGGTTGGCTCCTTTTGAGAATCTACTGCTTGTGACCGGTGAAAACCCGGCTGCAGCAGGTGTTCCATACATTGCCCGGGCGTTGGATTTGGCAAAACCTTACTTTAGCAACCTGCAGATTGAAGTAATGCCTCTTAAAGCGGAAGAATATAAAGAACTGACCAATCATGGTCTGAACGGAGTGATCTGTTTTCAGGAGACTTACCATAAAGCAAATTACAAGACGTATCATCCGAGAGGCATGAAGTCGAAATTCGAATGGCGGGTAAATGGCTTCGACCGCATGGGCCAGGCAGGTGTACACAAGATTGGCATGGGGGTCCTGATCGGCCTGGAGGAATGGAGAACCGATGTAACGATGATGGCTTATCATCTGCGTTATTTACAGAAGCATTACTGGAAAACAAAATACAGCGTAAACTTCCCACGTATGCGTCCGTCTGAAAACGGCGGATTCCAGCCGAATGTGGTCATGAACGACCGGGAACTCGCCCAACTCACATTCGCCATGCGAATCTTCGACCACGATGTAGATATCTCCTATTCCACCCGTGAGAGCGCAGAAATCCGAAACCACATGGCAACACTTGGCGTAACCACAATGAGTGCGGAAAGTAAAACTGAACCGGGAGGATATTTCAGTTATCCTCAAACCCTGGAACAATTTCATGTAAGTGATGAGCGAAAGGCGGTTGAAGTGGAACGTGATTTGAAAAAACTAGGTCGTGAACCGATCTGGAAAGATTGGGACCAGTCTTTTGATTTTAAAAGATAA
- a CDS encoding HesA/MoeB/ThiF family protein, whose product MRYDRQIILPEIGEEGQKKLQEAKVLIVGVGGLGSPIALYLTGAGVGYLGLVDDDLVSISNLQRQVLYSEKELGRPKAVCAAERLSALNSEIEIHPYSARLTKNNAHDIIQEYDIVVDGCDNFATRYLINDICIEQKKPYVYGAICGFEGQVSVFNYGNQKKNYRDLYPDEEEMQRIPPPPKGVMGVTPAIVGSIEATEVLKIICGFGDVLAGELWTIDLRTLQSNKFSL is encoded by the coding sequence ATGCGATACGACAGACAAATCATACTTCCCGAAATCGGAGAAGAAGGTCAGAAGAAACTGCAGGAAGCCAAAGTGCTTATTGTAGGCGTGGGAGGGTTAGGCTCTCCCATCGCTCTCTACCTGACAGGTGCAGGCGTGGGATACCTGGGGTTGGTAGATGACGACTTGGTAAGCATCAGTAACCTGCAACGACAAGTGCTCTATTCCGAAAAGGAATTAGGTAGACCGAAAGCAGTCTGTGCAGCGGAACGACTCTCCGCTCTTAACAGTGAAATCGAAATACACCCCTACTCTGCCCGGCTGACGAAAAACAATGCGCATGATATCATTCAGGAATATGATATAGTGGTGGATGGCTGCGACAACTTTGCCACCCGTTACCTGATTAACGACATTTGCATTGAACAGAAAAAGCCCTACGTATATGGTGCTATCTGCGGTTTTGAAGGACAGGTTTCTGTGTTCAACTACGGAAATCAGAAGAAAAACTACCGGGACCTTTATCCCGATGAAGAAGAAATGCAACGGATACCTCCTCCGCCCAAAGGAGTGATGGGGGTTACTCCTGCCATTGTAGGGAGCATTGAAGCTACGGAAGTACTGAAAATAATCTGTGGGTTTGGTGATGTTTTAGCCGGCGAACTATGGACAATTGACCTGCGGACATTGCAATCTAACAAATTTTCACTATAA
- a CDS encoding thiamine phosphate synthase — MKLIVVTTPTFFVEEDKIITALFEEGLDVLHLRKPETPAMYSERLLTLIPDKYHRRIVTHEHFYLKEEFNLMGIHLNARNPKEPHDYYGHISCSCHSVEEVKNRKHFYDYVFMSPIYDSISKVNYYSTYTAEELREAQRAKIIDSKVMALGGINEDNLLEIKDFGFGGAVVLGDLWNRFDACQDQNYLAVIEHFKKLKKLSD; from the coding sequence ATGAAACTAATTGTAGTTACCACCCCTACTTTCTTCGTCGAAGAAGATAAGATTATTACCGCTCTTTTCGAAGAGGGGCTGGATGTCCTACATCTTAGGAAGCCGGAGACTCCGGCCATGTATTCGGAACGACTATTGACACTTATTCCGGATAAATATCACCGTCGCATCGTTACACATGAGCATTTTTATCTGAAAGAAGAATTCAATCTGATGGGAATTCACCTGAATGCACGTAACCCCAAAGAGCCGCATGATTATTATGGTCATATCAGTTGCTCCTGCCATTCAGTGGAAGAGGTAAAGAATAGAAAGCACTTTTACGACTATGTTTTCATGAGTCCTATCTATGACAGTATCTCTAAAGTGAATTACTATTCAACATACACTGCCGAAGAGTTACGCGAAGCACAAAGAGCCAAGATTATCGACTCGAAAGTGATGGCATTGGGAGGTATCAATGAAGACAATTTACTGGAAATTAAGGATTTCGGTTTTGGAGGAGCTGTCGTTTTAGGAGATCTCTGGAATAGATTCGATGCCTGTCAGGATCAAAACTATTTAGCCGTAATCGAACATTTCAAAAAGCTGAAGAAGCTATCAGATTAA
- a CDS encoding porin family protein encodes MKKSVLFVLFALISVAGFSQITGWNAKVGMNISNYTGDADMNAKIGFKLGGGFEYAFNDTWSLQPSLYLTSKGAKKDELTINAYYLELPVMAAARFNVADNTNLVVNAGPYLACGIAGKSKMDMGDVEYKEDTFGDDALKRFDVGLGVGVALEFGKIIAGLEGQFGLVDVQKVGNPKNMNFSIVVGYKF; translated from the coding sequence ATGAAGAAGAGTGTTTTGTTTGTTTTATTTGCGCTGATTTCAGTAGCAGGTTTTTCTCAAATTACAGGTTGGAATGCCAAAGTAGGTATGAACATCAGTAATTACACAGGAGATGCTGATATGAATGCTAAGATTGGTTTCAAACTTGGTGGAGGTTTTGAATATGCTTTTAATGATACATGGTCATTGCAGCCTTCATTATACCTGACTAGCAAAGGTGCCAAAAAAGATGAATTGACTATCAACGCTTATTATTTGGAATTACCGGTAATGGCTGCAGCTCGTTTTAATGTTGCAGACAATACTAATCTTGTGGTTAATGCAGGTCCTTATTTGGCATGTGGAATTGCAGGAAAATCGAAAATGGATATGGGTGATGTAGAGTATAAGGAAGATACGTTTGGTGACGATGCTTTGAAACGTTTTGATGTAGGTCTTGGTGTTGGAGTTGCATTGGAATTCGGTAAAATCATTGCAGGTTTGGAAGGCCAATTCGGTTTGGTTGACGTACAAAAAGTTGGTAATCCTAAAAATATGAACTTCTCTATTGTTGTAGGATATAAGTTCTGA
- a CDS encoding outer membrane beta-barrel protein, translating into MKKGLLLVVVMLATIAVKAQDIYVGGSLNVWRNSTGNTTSFKIAPEIGYNFNETWALGAELAYGHEYANKVSMNSFDFAPYIRFSYYESGIVRLFLDGTASIGFDKVKDGDTFKRGQVGLRPGIAVKLNDHFSFIAKYGFLGYRRNMDYDGDYAPIKHSFGLNLTSEDLSIGFHYAF; encoded by the coding sequence ATGAAAAAGGGTTTATTATTGGTAGTTGTGATGTTAGCAACTATCGCTGTAAAAGCACAAGACATTTACGTAGGCGGATCTTTGAACGTTTGGCGTAACAGCACAGGCAACACAACTTCTTTTAAAATTGCTCCGGAAATCGGATACAACTTTAATGAAACATGGGCGCTGGGTGCTGAATTAGCGTATGGACATGAGTATGCAAACAAAGTTTCTATGAATTCATTTGATTTTGCTCCGTATATCCGTTTCTCTTATTATGAAAGTGGTATTGTTCGTTTATTCTTAGATGGAACCGCTTCAATCGGTTTTGATAAAGTGAAGGATGGAGATACTTTTAAAAGAGGTCAAGTTGGTTTGAGACCGGGAATCGCAGTTAAACTGAATGACCATTTCTCTTTTATAGCTAAGTATGGTTTCTTGGGTTACCGGAGAAATATGGATTATGATGGGGATTATGCTCCTATTAAGCATTCATTCGGACTTAATCTTACTAGCGAAGACCTTTCAATTGGTTTCCACTACGCATTTTGA
- a CDS encoding YdeI/OmpD-associated family protein, whose product MSIEIKYFENRKDWRKWLNDNFETANEVWFVFPSKSSGEKSITYNDAVEEALCFEWIDSTIKSLDKEHKIQHFTPRNPKSTYSQANKERLKWLLENRMIHPKFEDKIRNVLSAPFIFPHDIIDRLKEDKTIWENYLHFSDAYKRIRIAYIEAARKRPEEFEKRLNNFINKTKENKKITGFGGIEKYY is encoded by the coding sequence ATGTCAATAGAAATAAAGTATTTCGAGAACAGAAAAGATTGGCGAAAGTGGTTGAATGACAACTTTGAGACTGCCAATGAAGTTTGGTTTGTATTTCCCAGTAAGTCTTCAGGCGAAAAAAGTATCACATACAACGACGCTGTTGAAGAAGCTCTTTGTTTTGAGTGGATTGACAGTACGATAAAATCGCTCGACAAAGAACATAAAATTCAGCATTTCACACCTAGAAACCCTAAAAGTACCTATTCGCAAGCCAACAAAGAAAGACTTAAGTGGTTATTGGAAAATAGGATGATACACCCTAAATTTGAGGATAAAATACGAAATGTATTGTCTGCTCCTTTCATTTTTCCCCATGATATAATTGACAGATTGAAAGAAGATAAGACAATATGGGAAAACTATCTACATTTTTCCGACGCATATAAACGTATCCGAATTGCATACATTGAAGCAGCCAGGAAACGCCCGGAAGAATTTGAAAAGCGATTAAACAACTTTATCAATAAAACGAAAGAAAATAAAAAGATCACAGGATTTGGTGGAATTGAGAAATACTATTAA